From Cyclobacteriaceae bacterium, a single genomic window includes:
- a CDS encoding SDR family oxidoreductase, translating to MEGMLKAGSFKGKTILVTGGGTGLGRSMSKYLLELGANVVISSRKKDVIDAAAEGLMKETGGKVLAVPCDIRKYEEIEKLMVAIENEFGQLHGVLNNAAGNFISPTERLSHRAFDIIVDIVLKGTYYMTLAAGKNWITKKQPGVFLNIVTTYAWTGSGYVVPSACGKAGVLALTRSLAVEWAKYNIRSNAIAPGPFPTEGAWSRLLPGDLAKQFDPAKRIPLKRVGEHQELANLAAYLLSDYSAYMTGEVVTIDGGEWLKNGGEFSHLEQISEDMWDVFEKTRK from the coding sequence ATGGAAGGCATGTTAAAAGCAGGTTCATTCAAGGGAAAAACAATTTTAGTTACTGGTGGCGGCACAGGTCTGGGTAGATCTATGTCAAAGTATCTGCTGGAGCTTGGAGCAAATGTTGTTATCAGCAGTAGAAAAAAAGATGTGATTGATGCAGCCGCTGAGGGGCTTATGAAAGAAACCGGTGGCAAAGTGCTTGCCGTACCGTGCGATATCAGAAAATATGAGGAGATAGAAAAACTCATGGTTGCCATTGAAAATGAGTTTGGTCAATTGCATGGTGTATTGAATAATGCAGCGGGAAATTTCATCAGTCCTACCGAAAGGCTATCCCATAGGGCATTTGATATTATTGTTGATATAGTTTTAAAAGGAACCTATTACATGACATTGGCGGCAGGTAAGAACTGGATTACCAAGAAGCAGCCCGGCGTATTTTTGAATATTGTGACAACCTATGCCTGGACAGGCTCTGGTTATGTGGTTCCATCTGCGTGTGGAAAAGCGGGAGTGCTTGCCTTGACTCGTTCACTTGCGGTAGAGTGGGCTAAGTATAACATCAGAAGTAATGCTATCGCTCCGGGACCTTTCCCAACAGAAGGCGCATGGAGTCGGTTGCTCCCAGGGGATCTGGCTAAACAATTTGATCCTGCCAAGAGGATCCCGTTGAAACGTGTTGGAGAGCATCAGGAGCTGGCAAATCTGGCCGCATATCTCTTGTCGGATTATTCAGCTTATATGACAGGTGAAGTTGTAACTATTGATGGAGGTGAATGGCTAAAGAATGGTGGAGAGTTCAGCCATCTTGAACAGATATCAGAAGATATGTGGGACGTGTTTGAAAAGACCAGGAAATAA